From Alloacidobacterium dinghuense:
CTGGGCGACTTCTTGACGGTAGAACTTTTGATGAATTTCCAAGAGTAGTGAAGAATAAACCACCACATTCGATGGTAAGGCATGAACACATCCAAAATTTGGAGGCGCGTAGTCTTGTCAGTATTCAGTTATGAAAGAAAATGCGTATGATGAAGATCGATTACAAACGCAGGTAAAGCATAAGTTATTAGATAGATATCTTTCTGCTGCTGTCCCAATAATTGGAAGTTGGGCGGCGGAAATTTGTTATGTTGACTGTCTTGCGGGACCATGGAATGAGACCTCTAGCGATCTCTCTGATACCTCCTTCTCTGTTGCGCTGAATGTATTGCGAAAAACTCGCAATACCCTGCTGCAGCGCGGTAAATCACCATCAATGCGCTGTATTTTCAACGAATGGGAGGACGTCCCTTTTGAAAAGCTTTCAGCATTTTGTCGAACAGTCGCCGATATTGAGGTCGATCCGCGCAATTGGGACTTTGAAAGGCACGTCAAAGATGTAGTTAAGTTGGCGACAAATAGAACCAAGTCATTTCCGTTTTTTTTCATTGATCCAACGGGATGGGAGTTAGCATCTGTACCTCTCATTAAGCCGATATTGCAGATAAGCCCCGGAGAAGTGCTCATTAACCTTATGACATCCTGGATTAGGAGGTTTCTGTCGGATGAGAAAAAAGACTTTGTACGATTGCTCGGCGAAGACGCAAAACGAATAGCTCAGCTTAGCGGTGATGAGCAAGAAGAAGAGCTTGTCAGATGTTACTCGGAAGCAGTTAGAAAGGCAGGTAATTTTCCCTACGTTTGTACAATGCCCATTCTGAAATCGAAGCAAGAGTCATTCCATTTCCACATGGTCTATGCGACCCGCCATCCCACAGGCGTAAAGGAGTTTAAGAAGGCCGAAGGCGATGTTGTTCCATTCATGCATGAGGTCCGTGCCGAAGCTCGACATCAAAGAGAATTTCAGGCAACTGGGCAATATTCATTTTTGGAGCCGCTCGATACTTATTCCGATAGGCGATATGCAAGGTATCATCGCAGAAACTTGGAACAAGCCTCACAAGCGGCGTTGGAACTACTTAGTTCTAGCGAAGTAGTTCAG
This genomic window contains:
- the tcmP gene encoding three-Cys-motif partner protein TcmP — protein: MKENAYDEDRLQTQVKHKLLDRYLSAAVPIIGSWAAEICYVDCLAGPWNETSSDLSDTSFSVALNVLRKTRNTLLQRGKSPSMRCIFNEWEDVPFEKLSAFCRTVADIEVDPRNWDFERHVKDVVKLATNRTKSFPFFFIDPTGWELASVPLIKPILQISPGEVLINLMTSWIRRFLSDEKKDFVRLLGEDAKRIAQLSGDEQEEELVRCYSEAVRKAGNFPYVCTMPILKSKQESFHFHMVYATRHPTGVKEFKKAEGDVVPFMHEVRAEARHQREFQATGQYSFLEPLDTYSDRRYARYHRRNLEQASQAALELLSSSEVVQFDDLWAKWMQFACVKDDELQSWMRDREKRGLLKIDNLSGRAKKLSFGNGITLTSAGAPISHD